The Methanococcoides methylutens MM1 genome has a window encoding:
- a CDS encoding FTR1 family protein codes for MFSSFMITFREGLEAFLIVGIILAYLVQTRRTELNKYVYGATGLAIVGSLAAAVVFNLLSIQFEGRNEELFEGIVMLVAAVILTSMIIWMARESNNISTTIQEQVEGKKAYGLFGLAFLSVFREGIETVLFLGAAAMNTETNAVLYGGIAGLSVSVVVAYLVFKYSSHTSMNNFFKVTSIFLILFAAGLAAHGVHELQEAGVVPIVVEHVWDINHIIDEKGTFGSVMKSLFGYNGNPSLIEVLTYAGYYIAVGIGLRMPGRREKVAITA; via the coding sequence ATGTTCTCAAGCTTTATGATAACATTCAGGGAAGGGCTTGAAGCCTTTCTTATCGTGGGGATCATCCTCGCATATCTTGTGCAGACAAGACGAACGGAACTGAACAAGTACGTATATGGTGCTACCGGACTGGCAATCGTTGGAAGCCTGGCCGCTGCAGTTGTCTTCAACCTCCTTTCGATACAATTTGAAGGGCGTAATGAGGAGCTCTTTGAAGGGATCGTAATGCTGGTGGCAGCGGTCATCCTGACATCCATGATCATCTGGATGGCACGTGAAAGCAACAATATCTCTACGACAATACAGGAGCAGGTCGAAGGGAAGAAGGCCTATGGACTCTTTGGACTGGCATTTCTTTCCGTATTTAGGGAGGGTATCGAGACAGTCCTCTTCCTCGGGGCAGCAGCGATGAACACGGAGACAAACGCTGTGCTCTATGGAGGAATTGCTGGTCTTTCCGTATCCGTCGTTGTTGCATATCTTGTGTTCAAATACTCGTCACACACAAGCATGAACAACTTCTTCAAGGTTACCAGTATCTTCCTGATCCTCTTTGCAGCAGGACTGGCAGCACACGGTGTCCATGAGCTTCAGGAAGCAGGTGTGGTTCCGATCGTTGTGGAACATGTCTGGGATATCAATCACATCATCGATGAGAAAGGAACCTTTGGTTCTGTCATGAAATCCCTGTTCGGATACAACGGAAACCCATCGCTTATCGAAGTGCTGACCTATGCAGGATACTACATAGCGGTTGGTATCGGGCTGAGGATGCCCGGAAGGAGGGAGAAGGTTGCCATAACAGCCTGA